The proteins below are encoded in one region of Nitrospirae bacterium CG2_30_53_67:
- a CDS encoding addiction module toxin RelE yields the protein MAGKVSITFAASAIGDLEELQAYYAGEGAPDVGVRLTNEIISLIERLSAHPRSGRVVPEFQVEHLREIIFQPFRIVYRFEKNKVRIVRVWRGERLLKMP from the coding sequence ATGGCCGGCAAGGTCTCGATCACATTTGCGGCGTCCGCAATCGGCGACCTGGAGGAACTGCAGGCGTATTACGCCGGCGAAGGGGCGCCCGATGTCGGGGTGCGGCTCACGAACGAGATCATCAGCCTGATCGAGCGTCTGAGCGCCCATCCCCGGAGCGGACGCGTTGTGCCTGAGTTCCAGGTCGAGCATCTGCGAGAGATCATTTTTCAGCCTTTCCGGATCGTCTACCGCTTTGAAAAAAATAAAGTTCGTATCGTCCGCGTCTGGCGGGGTGAACGGCTTCTGAAAATGCCATGA